From a region of the Thermosipho melanesiensis BI429 genome:
- the dnaA gene encoding chromosomal replication initiator protein DnaA, with product MKNKIIASLKERISRQNWENWFLDFNIRELKDNHVVFEVGNFFIKERLEKKFNKIISKVVKDILGKDATYEITFKEIPYETKVESGPLIKKRPLLITPLNPKYTFENLVVGEFNKFAYNVFLEASKNPGFYNPIFLYSGVGLGKTHLAQALGNYLLETDPDMKVAYLTSEEFMNEMFSAIKNGNIDEFREKYRKKADILIIDDIQFLIGIKSAQTELFHTFNTIHEAGKQIIICSDRTPQELKDFHSRMISRFQMGLLVKIEKPSSEDLFKIGKKISEMKNVEIDDEIIKYISKIYDNPRLIHGAILRLIAYRNLYGTLNLSIAESILTNVSKPPKSFEEKLLEILSEIFDCSPDDITSSKRTKNISYARKIGMYFAVKKLNLSTRDVGTIFKKSHSSVVQNVKQVEKLLKEGNVILKNYLKQIDKMSKGFAQGESM from the coding sequence ATGAAAAACAAAATAATTGCTTCTTTAAAAGAAAGAATCAGCCGCCAAAACTGGGAAAACTGGTTTCTGGATTTTAATATCAGAGAGCTCAAAGACAACCACGTTGTCTTTGAAGTAGGAAATTTCTTTATAAAAGAAAGACTTGAAAAAAAATTTAATAAGATAATTTCAAAGGTCGTAAAAGACATTTTAGGTAAGGACGCTACATATGAAATTACTTTCAAAGAAATACCTTATGAAACAAAGGTAGAAAGTGGACCTTTAATCAAAAAAAGGCCACTACTTATAACTCCACTCAATCCTAAATATACATTTGAAAATTTAGTAGTTGGAGAATTCAATAAATTCGCATATAACGTTTTCTTGGAAGCAAGTAAAAATCCGGGTTTTTACAATCCCATTTTCTTGTATAGTGGAGTTGGCCTCGGTAAAACTCACCTTGCTCAAGCATTAGGGAACTATTTACTGGAAACAGATCCCGATATGAAAGTAGCATATTTAACAAGTGAAGAATTTATGAACGAAATGTTTTCAGCTATAAAAAATGGAAATATAGACGAGTTCAGAGAAAAATACAGAAAAAAAGCTGATATTTTAATAATTGACGATATTCAGTTTCTTATTGGTATAAAATCTGCTCAAACAGAGCTTTTTCACACTTTTAATACTATTCATGAAGCAGGAAAACAAATTATTATCTGTTCTGACAGAACACCTCAAGAATTAAAAGATTTTCATTCAAGAATGATATCTAGATTTCAAATGGGACTTTTAGTAAAGATTGAAAAACCTAGTAGTGAAGATTTATTCAAAATTGGCAAAAAAATCTCTGAAATGAAAAATGTAGAAATTGATGATGAAATTATTAAATACATAAGTAAAATTTACGATAACCCCAGGTTAATTCATGGGGCCATATTAAGATTAATCGCATACAGAAACCTTTATGGAACATTAAACCTTTCCATCGCAGAAAGTATTTTAACAAATGTATCAAAACCACCAAAATCATTTGAAGAAAAACTACTTGAGATACTTTCAGAAATTTTTGATTGTTCACCTGATGATATCACTTCTTCTAAGCGAACAAAAAACATATCGTACGCTAGAAAAATAGGAATGTATTTTGCAGTTAAAAAACTTAATCTCTCTACAAGGGATGTGGGTACTATATTTAAAAAGTCACATTCCTCAGTTGTACAAAATGTAAAACAAGTAGAAAAATTATTAAAAGAAGGAAATGTTATACTAAAAAACTATCTCAAACAAATAGATAAGATGTCAAAAGGCTTTGCACAAGGTGAAAGCATGTGA
- a CDS encoding ferredoxin, translating to MKVRVDEATCIGCGVCENLCPDVFKIGDDMKAKVLQPETDLDCAKDAADSCPTSAIIIEE from the coding sequence ATGAAAGTTAGAGTAGATGAGGCAACATGCATTGGCTGTGGAGTTTGTGAAAATCTCTGTCCAGATGTTTTTAAAATCGGAGATGATATGAAGGCAAAAGTCCTTCAACCAGAAACAGATCTTGATTGTGCAAAAGATGCAGCAGATAGCTGTCCAACTTCCGCAATTATTATTGAAGAATAA